Genomic DNA from Streptomyces sp. GS7:
GGAGGACGTGTAGAACAGCGCGAGCCGGTCGTAGTTGCCCAGTTCGCCGGGTACGGGTACGGCGACGCAGTGCGAGACACCGGGCAGTCGGCCCGCGTGCGCTTCGATCTCCTCCGGTTCGATGCGATAGCCGCGGATCTTGACCTGGCGGTCGGCGCGACCGGTGAAGTGGAAGACGCCGTCGGCATCCCGGAATCCATCGTCGCCGGTGCGGTACAGGCGAGTGGCGTGGGATGGCCACTCCTGGAAGCGCTTGGCCGTCAGCGCCGGGTCGCGCAGGTAGCCCTGCGCCAGCCCGGCACCACTGATGCACAGTTCGCCGACAGTGCCGGGCGGGCACTCCCTGCCTTCCTCGTCCAGGACGTGGATGTCGGTGCCGGGCACGGGGCGGCCGATCGGAACCCCGTACTCCGCCTCGCAGTCCGGCGCGGTGATGGGATGCACGGTGGCGAACACGCAGCTTTCCACCGGGCCGTATCCGTTGAACAGCTGGATACCGGGGTGCAGGCCGAGGAACTTGCCCACATGGGACGTCGAGAGGCGTTCGCCGCCGATGTACAGGCGCCCCAAGCCGCGGAAGCAGTCCGGGTCTATCTCGGTGAAGAGGTTGAAGAGGGACGCCGTGAGCCAGGCGGTGTCGACGCCATGGGCGTCGATCAGCCGCCGCAGAGTGTCCGGCAGCAGATAGTCCTCGGTCGCGGTCGCGCAGGTACCGCCGGTCGTCAGCGTCCCCCACAGCTCGAGCGAGAACGCGTCCCAGGCGGCCGGTGCCGCCTGCAGCATGACGACGCCCGGCCCGAAGCCCAGCGGCCCGTCCGCCATGAACAGTCGTGTGGTGGCGAGATGCGGGGAGACGACCCCCTTCGGCGTACCGCTGGTTCCTGAGGTGAAGAAGACCGAGGCGGGCACATCCGCCGGGCCGTCGTACGCCTGGAAATCGACTGTGCAGGTCCGGGCCGGCAGGTCGGCCGGCGGCCGCCATATCATCCACTGCTCCGGCAACTCCTCTGTGTCGGTCACCAGCACGGGAGCGCCCAGCTGTTCCAGTACACCGTCGATCCGCTCCTGCGGCCATCTCGGGTCCAACGCGGCGTAACCGGCACCGCACTTGAGGATGGAGAGGAGGGCGACGTACAGACGGGCACAGCGGGGCAGCAGGACAGGGATCAGCATGCCCCGGCCGGCGCCGGCGGCTGACAGGGCGGCTGCCCAGACGTCGGCTATGGCGTCGAGGGCCGCGTAGTCGAGCCGTATCTCGCCGTCGACCACCGCAAGGGCGCCTGGTGCCGTCCGGGCCTGGTGCGCGACGGCCTGGTGGATGAGTCCGAACCCCAAGGAACAGCCCTCCAGATCGGTCTTTCGGAATCCCTTCGCAGATATTCGACCCCCTTCACATGTGGTGTCACGTACCCACTTCCGGGGACGCGGATCGGCATTGACTTTCCGTACCGCCGGAATGGAATCTGGCTGAGCCCGGGGTCGCCGCCAACCTCGGTCTTTCCCAAGGGAGTTGATTTTGATGACGACTGTCAAAAAGGAAAGGCATAGCCTTCCGGAGCCGGCACTGGCTGGCGGCGGCAGCGGTGTCGAGCTGCTGGACTACGACGCCGTACCCGGTCGGCGGACGGTCGGCTCGGCCCCGGGAAACATGCTCCTGATCCATGGTTTCGGCGGCGACAAAGGACAGCTGCGACCGCTCGGCGACGCCCTGTGCCCGACCGGTTCGGTGGCCGTCTACCCCTCGCTGCGCGCGCACGGCGACAGCCACCGGCCGGCATGGGGCTACTCGGTGCTGGACTTCTCCGCCGACCTCCACCGCTTCGCCGACGCCCTCCCGGACGACCTGCACCTGGTCGGCTACTCATACGGAGGACTGGTGGCAGCCATCTCTGCGGTCACCTGGGGTGCGGCCAAGGTGCGCAGTCTCGTGCTGATCGACCAGTCCTTCGACGCCCACCCCGCCCTGCACGTGGCAGACGAGTGGGTCGAGGGCAGCCTGCTGCGCTGGACCTACGACTTCGGGCACCTCCCGGACCTGCTGGAGCGGCTGGACATCCCCGTACTGGTGCTGGCCGCAGCGGACAGCCGCAACATCCCGGCCGACGAACGTGAACGCCTCTCCCACCGGGACGGCAAGGCGCTCGCGGTGGAAACCATCCGGGGATCCCACGCCGACTGCTACCGCAATACGGACCAGATCGCCTCCGCGATGCGCGATTTCTATAGTGGTCAATTCCCCGGAACCGATGAGAAGGAAAATGCCGCATGAAGGTCCGTTTCATCGAGGAAGGGCCGGCCCGCACCCTCGTTCTGGGAAATCTCGTCAATTCCCTCGGCAACGGCGCCTTTCTGACCTGCTCCGCCCTCTACTTCACCCGGATCGCCGGCTTCTCCCCGTCCGAGCTCGGCCTCGGACTCAGCATCGCCGGCATCGCGGGGCTGTTCGCCGGTGTTCCCTTCGGACATCTCGCCGACCGCAGGGGCCCGCGCGGCACTGCGGCGGCGCTCCTCGCCCTGGCCGGCGTTGCAACTGCCGCCTACCTGACGGCCGACTCGTATGCCTTGTTCGTCGTGATCGCCTTTCTGTACGCGCTCTTCGAACGTGGTGCACACGCCGCCCGGCAGGCTTTGATCCCGGCGGTCCTGAACTCCGAGAACCTGGTGCGTGTCCGCGCCAAGATTCGTGTCGTCACGAACGTCGGCGTCTCGGCGGGAGCCGGGCTGGGCGGTCTGGCTCTGCTGTGGGACACCGACACGGCCTACCGACTTACCTTCGCCCTCAACGCGTTGAGCTTCATTGGCTGCGGTCTGATGTTCCTGCGGCTGCCTGCCGTACCGCCCTCGGCGGAGCGCCGCCCGGGCGAGCCGCGGTTCGCGGTACTACGGGACACCCCGTACGCGCTGCTCGCAGTGATCAACATGGTGATGCTGCTGCATATCCCGATCCTCGAGGTGAT
This window encodes:
- a CDS encoding MFS transporter, whose translation is MKVRFIEEGPARTLVLGNLVNSLGNGAFLTCSALYFTRIAGFSPSELGLGLSIAGIAGLFAGVPFGHLADRRGPRGTAAALLALAGVATAAYLTADSYALFVVIAFLYALFERGAHAARQALIPAVLNSENLVRVRAKIRVVTNVGVSAGAGLGGLALLWDTDTAYRLTFALNALSFIGCGLMFLRLPAVPPSAERRPGEPRFAVLRDTPYALLAVINMVMLLHIPILEVILPLWIALRTDAPHALTAVLLLLNTLAVVALQVPVTKRIGELRSAVRAFRLAGVVLLGCCTAFALSAGRGPVTATVVLLVAAALHVYGEIVQSAGSWVIGYELAPADKQGQYQGLFNTGIGAVQMFGPVALTLLLIDWGRPGWLLLGAVFLAAGLSMAPAVRWAQTRRTSADTATPAPAAAA
- a CDS encoding alpha/beta fold hydrolase gives rise to the protein MTTVKKERHSLPEPALAGGGSGVELLDYDAVPGRRTVGSAPGNMLLIHGFGGDKGQLRPLGDALCPTGSVAVYPSLRAHGDSHRPAWGYSVLDFSADLHRFADALPDDLHLVGYSYGGLVAAISAVTWGAAKVRSLVLIDQSFDAHPALHVADEWVEGSLLRWTYDFGHLPDLLERLDIPVLVLAAADSRNIPADERERLSHRDGKALAVETIRGSHADCYRNTDQIASAMRDFYSGQFPGTDEKENAA
- a CDS encoding amino acid adenylation domain-containing protein — translated: MGFGLIHQAVAHQARTAPGALAVVDGEIRLDYAALDAIADVWAAALSAAGAGRGMLIPVLLPRCARLYVALLSILKCGAGYAALDPRWPQERIDGVLEQLGAPVLVTDTEELPEQWMIWRPPADLPARTCTVDFQAYDGPADVPASVFFTSGTSGTPKGVVSPHLATTRLFMADGPLGFGPGVVMLQAAPAAWDAFSLELWGTLTTGGTCATATEDYLLPDTLRRLIDAHGVDTAWLTASLFNLFTEIDPDCFRGLGRLYIGGERLSTSHVGKFLGLHPGIQLFNGYGPVESCVFATVHPITAPDCEAEYGVPIGRPVPGTDIHVLDEEGRECPPGTVGELCISGAGLAQGYLRDPALTAKRFQEWPSHATRLYRTGDDGFRDADGVFHFTGRADRQVKIRGYRIEPEEIEAHAGRLPGVSHCVAVPVPGELGNYDRLALFYTSSGEGSSPADPILLRRSLGLKLPPHAVPDVVRRVDHLPVTANGKIDRSKLLATLTP